The window AGCTCAGACAAAGGCAAGAGGTTGGCCGGGTTTGCAGCTGTCAATCATCCTTGTTGTCATAGCAGCACTGGCAACGGTCTCCTCTTCCATTAAGGGTCATCGTTATGGATTGTAAAATCCCTCCGCTGTTCTAACATTGAAATGATTCCGTTTCAAATGCACTGAGACTATTATAATTATCGTAGTCGTGGTAATCGAGGTTGGTAGAGAAGAGGTGTGCTTTTTTACGGCGGCATACGCATGTCGCAGAGCCTTATGCCAAGCtttaaatttaaacattaaaattgaTTAAAAACCTCCGAAACTCGAGCAGTGCAAGAGATGAAGCAGCTGGGAGAACCTGGGGGACGCGCGGTACTTACGAGTCAGACGGTGGCCGTTTATCGCCACGCACCATATACGCACCGGGTCcgtatgagagagaaaagggaaaaaaaaatattatatatatatatatatatatatatatatatatatatatatatatatatatatatatatatataaaaaaatattaatttttttaaaaagaaaaaatatatatatataatattatttttttattattaattaattaattttttaatacaaaatagTCGTTTCTCTGCAGCGTCCTTCCCGGTCCTCGTCCGTGACCCTCCCCTGGACATCAGCGCCTTGCTGAGATCTCTCCCAGCCTCGCGcgcgtgttttttttttttttttttttttaaccgttTTACCGCTCCGCCTTCCCCGCCGCGcgcgctccctccctccctccctccctccctctccgttcGACGGGAGCCGTCGGCCCCGCGCTCTCGGTCTCTGCTGCCGCGCTCGCCGCTGCGCTTTCGCCGGTCGTCTCGTGTGACCCGAGGGGCCTCAGGTCAGTGGCCGCGCAGGTTGCCGGTTGTTCCCCGGAGCGACCGGAGCCGTTTCTGCGCGGTGAGTTAACCGGCTTTTGTTCCGTTTTCTGTTTGTGACTCGGTCCTCTCTCACGGTACCGCGTTGGACCGGTGATTGTCTCCGTTGTGACCGAGCAGAGCGAGGGCAGGAAATGCcccccttttcttcttttttttttggtccgaATCGCAAGCACGTTTTACTCCTTTTGACGTGAGCCGGTTGGGTCTTCTGGTGCATTAAACTAGCTCGCGTTTTGTGCTTCTGGGTTTTATTtggatatttatttttgtattataccagaatataatttatgcatttcATAATGGAAAATGCGCGACTTGCATCAATATGCAGTCTGTTATTTAcgtttaattttttaaatttaaatatacaaattagaattttaatctaaatattataaatacgactgtttgttttttggtttgtttgtttttaaatctgtgtCTGCAGCAGTTTTGCTAGCGCCTAAATCACAACCAAGTATGTGAGCATTTGTAAGCCTGCAAGCTGGTGTTAGCTGAgcatgtgttttgtctttggaGTTTTGCTGTTGCTCATTTATCATTGCAGCTCCAGAACtgtttgaatatgaatatttaccAGGATTATGATTATTAATAGACcgatctttatttatttatttatttttagcctctctctctctctctctctctctctctctctctgtccttgctGGTTCTGTGCTGTTTCTCCGCCCCCTCTTTAGGGCCCCTCCTCTTTTCctgcattcattatttttagtttatattgtttgtttgatttcatctcacacacacacacgcacacacacacacacgcacacacacacacaccccttgaCCAGGCCACAGATGTAGCCCAGCGCGCGCACACCGCCTCTCGAGGGTAGTGGGTCACAGGGATGATGAGGCAGTGATCATTCCCATATGCTGCTCGATCAGTGCAGAGGGAACGCTGGGACACTGGCCCAGGGGTTTTTCCCTCTCACATTGCCCACCAGCTTAGTCATACAGGAGTTATTTAGGGTAAACACTtaatcttaaacacacacacacacacacacacaaacaccctcacgcTCCAATCctactctttctttctgtttttctttctttaacttTCACACGTGCAAACACGCGCGCGCAACAGTAACCTGCGTGAGCCTGGTGTTGTGGGAGCACTGTGCTGTTTGCCTGTGTACCTGTCACATATTTAGCATGTTGTGACCTTTTAACTGCGTGCGTTTGTTTTGCGTTTGCACTTGTGCCTAGACTTCTTTAACCCCCGGAGAAAAGAGTCGGGACATGGGAATAACGTGCTTCCTCCTCTCGCAGAGGGCGCAGGAAGCAGGAGGTCCTGTGCTTTCTGAAAAGCCTTCTCGCTGCGCTTCGCCCCAGTTCCTTTGGTCCATATCCACTCTCTGTCGTCGTTGGGTACCGGGTGTCTTTCTCAGACCATTTTTGATGCAAACATGGTGCCCAAAGCAAGCCAAAGCACTCCGCTGGCGCTCCAAACTGAGCCTCACGCTGCCGGCGCGCTAACCAGGGAATTATTTTTGCCCCTCCACAGTCACCCTCCCGAAGCCGTCCCCTGCCCtttcctctgcctcctcctcctcttcctctccgtCCAAGCCGACGCGTCGCTCCATGCAGCCGGCGTACCGCCTTCCCACGCCCCTCCCCCCGCTGCCAGTCCGCAAGGGGGTGAGAGGTCGGAGGCCCAAGAGCGAGACCATGGCCCTGCTGAAGGCCCTGGCGGCGTCGGCGGCAGCTCAGGATGCAGTTGCTCCACCGGGGGGCGCCACGCCCACGCCGCAGATCGCCCCGCGCCCGCACAAGAAGAGAGGGCCCAAGCCTGGTAGCAAGGTGAGGGGTGGAGCGTGGGTGGTGcttggggtgggaggggtcgTGGGTGTTCGCGTGTTGATTGGCTTGTGCTACTTGCATTAAAGTCTGTGCAGTTGTAATTGTACATTCCAACAAATGAGCTCTTCAGCCACTGAGGGAAACTTGCCGTCAGCAGACGTTTCGGGTGCGTCTGATGTGAACGGTTACACAAACCGCAGACATTCGGATGGAGCAATAGACATTTTTAGAATTCCCTCTCTAACCACATGACATAGGGGGGACCCATGTGTACACCCACGTGTTTAGTCATTTGGTAGATTGTCGTATTTCATGTTGTGGTGTATAGTAATGTATTTTGTCTGGAAGCGTATGATGTGGAAAAATCAACTGTTCACCTGTGGGTTTTCTCATACTGTATGATATAGTATATAACTGTAGTATATTTTTCCCATATCATCCATCACTAGTGGTCTTGCGTACTTACAGAGAATCCTCAGCGTTAATTGTAattgttcctctgtgtgtgtgtgtgtgtgtgtgtgtgtgtgtgtgtgtgtgtgtgcctcagagGAAGCCCAAGGTCCTCCCGAGCTCCATATCCACACCTGCAGGTTCTGACTCAAGAGTGCCCCCTGCCCAGGTGCCCAGGGACAGCCTTTCTCCGGCGGGCAGCCGCTCGTCAGTGGTCTCCACTGGTAAGGCCGGCGCTCCTGACAAGCTATACACCTCCAGGCCAACGGCAGCAGTGGCTCCTACGCTTAGAAtattagtgtgtgcgtgtgtgtgtgtgtgtgtgtgtgtgtgtgtgtgcgcgtgcgtgtgtgtgcgtgcgcgtgtgtgtgcgtgcgcgtgtgtgtgtgcgtgcatgtgtgtgtgtgtgtgtgtatgtgcgcgatTCACACTTGCagtctctcttctcccctctccctcagtgtgtgtgtacgtgaacAAACACGGTAACTGCGGCCCTCACCTAGATCGCAAGCAGGTCCAGCGTCTGCCGGACCACTTCGGGCCTGGGGCCGTGAACACAGTGCTGCAGCAGACGGTACAGGCGTGCCTGGACTGTGCCTACCAGCCCAAAGTCCTGCTGGGTTGCCTGCAGAACCAGCCCGAAGGCGGAGAGGTGGTCCGAGGTAGCCAAGACCCTCTGCTTTCGACTCCCAGGCCAGGGGTTATTGAGCACGGGAGGCCGAATCTAGCTCTGCTCCTGGATTTTGTTATCACGTGGAGTTAAAGTGGCCAGACAGTTATCATTAGCATGGGTGGAAGCATGGGTAGAAAACCTATAATACCTGGATTTCAAGAGCTGTGACCGCTATGTCCAGGACAGGATTCCATCCTAGGGTACAAAACCATTGTTCCATTACTGATAGGTAGCAGGATTCTGATTATGTGAAGATTACTGTTCTAGCCATTATAGCTCGAGCTGATTAAGTAAATCTGACCCGTAGAAGTCAGGGCTGTCTTACCCGTGTTTTTAATTTGCCACTTTCGGCTgaatttaattagtttttttgtggCCAGTGCGCACAGACGGTGGCACACGGACGGTGAAGCTGCCGTCGGCCTCCAACGCCGGGTTCGTTCTGCAATTCCTGGAGATGGTGTGCAGACACCTGCAGTGTGATGACCTGTTCAGCAGTCAGCCCTTTAGCCCCGCCTACAGCCAGCCCTTTAGCCCCGCCTACAGCTCCTATGAAAGGAGCAGGACaggtgtgccccccccccccccccccccactctcacACAAGTACGTGCGTGCGTTTGCTTTCGTTCTCGGCATGGTGACAGCTGAGATTTTTTTGCACTGTGCGCAGTGAAGGAGGAGCTGTCTGAGGCTCCGGCACTGAACAGAGGAGTGAAGAGGATCTCCAGGGACTCCCCACCCTACTCACTCCCCCTGTCACCCAAGctgctgcacacagacacacatccctCGGAAGGTGGCACAGCGCATTTGAGcggatttgtttgtgtgtttttggtgctgtgtctgtgcttaCAAAGGTACAagtttgtgtttactttctctctgtgcgtgcgtgcgcgcttgtgtgtgtgtgtgtgtgtgtgtgtgtgtgtgtgtgtttgtagccgAGACCCTACCTCCAGAAGAGAACGGCTTATTGAAGGAGCAGCGATTCATGGACTCCGCCTCCAATTCCATAACGCCCCGCCCACAGACCCTAAGAAGCACCTCAGAATACCAGTCCCAACCCAGCAGTCCCTATTTCCATGGCAACGGCCCTGCACTGCGTCGCCATGCCTCTAACCCCTCTACACGCAACCACAGAAGAGTAgaaggtgtgtgtttctcctcacGGCACTTGAAACTGAAGTGCCTGGCACACATCAGGTTCTAAATTCACCCAATTGGCACAGTGAATTTGAATTGGATCCGTATCATTTTGCATAACTTACTTACGGCTTAAATCGAGTCTATAGCTGCCATAACTGCTTCTCTTCATCTGGCTTACGTACACCACATGGCCAGCTTCATGTTTGATTAATGTTTAACTGAATATTGAATGATTTACATAACTTGTTCTCTTGTATTTAactgcaaatgtgtttgtgtgtgtgagcgagagacagacaaaatgttcttttttttatctagAGATAGAAAGAAATTGAGAATTCATCCTTGCATTCTTTGAACTGGCTCAGGTCATTTATATTTCTGAACATTAATATGCAGTGGGTTATGGTCTGCTTGACTGCTGTAACCCACATGACAAACAGTAagtcagtcagacagacagacagtggagCATTACAATAATCTTATTAGCGTTGCTGCAGCTCAAACGCTTCTCTCAGCACGTGGCTCCCTGGAGGAGGCTGTCTGAATGTAACTAATTTACACAGAATATCGAGGGCAACCCCACGGGGTGTACACGAGCGGCTGCAGGCAGCACGCCCTCGCTTGCTAACGCCGTGCTCCATGGAGGCTGCAGGCCAGGCCGGTTTAGAGGTGTGTCTTTGGGCTTTGCAGATAAGCTGTGAGCAAGTCAGCCATGGTGGTGGACTTATTAACCAGTCATACTCGGGCATGGACATTATAGAACTTTATCTGACTCTCTATccgtctgcctgtctgtcactctcttttGTTCCctacctccttctctctctctctctctctctctccctctctctccctccctcctctctctccctcctctctctgtctctctctctctccctctctctctccctcctctctctctctctctccctgctctccatctctcactccctcctctctctccctcctctccctcccactctcactccctcccctctctctctcactccctcctctctctctctctctccctccctcctctctctccctcctctctctgtctctctctccctctctctccttccctctctctccctccctcctctctctccctcctctctctctctccctctctccctcctctctctctctctctccctcctctctctccctttctctctctctctccctcctctctctctccctcctctctctctctctctctctctctctctctctctctctccctcctctctctctctctctccctcctctctctccctttctctctctctctccctcctctctctctccctcctctctctctctctctctctctctctctctctctctctctctctctctccccccctccctcagcAGCCAGCTCCACTACAGGTCCtgatgcagcagcagcagcagaacgCGAGACTCCAAGGCTTCCTGGTGGCAAAAGCCCGTCTTCCTGGTCCATAGAGGAAGTGATGCGGTTTGTGCAAGACGCTGACCCCACGGCCCTGGCTCCTCATGCAGAACTCTTCAGGAAGCACGTGAGTCTTGCAGCGCATGTTCTTCAGAGCTCCCAACTCCCTCTCTCAGTGAGCGCTGAGCACTGGGTAACTCTAGTTATGAGTCTGGTTTGCTCATTTGTTTAGACTTCATTTGTTCTCgcctgtttgtttggcttttttcccctgtatTTATGAAACATGGAAAgaaaatttgaattttaaatctGCAAATAGCTGTTAATGTCAGTGACAGAAAAAGgctttttgcgtgtgtgtgtgtgtgtgtgtgtgagagagagagagagagagagagagagagagagagagagagagagagagaggacatgcCTGCTGAGAACATGCGTCATCTGTGTTTACACTTCACCTGGGAGACTCGCATCCATCTCCCCAAAACCAGTGCCTAGCTCTGCACAACATCACATCccagacacacaaatacttacactcactcgcgctctctctctcacacacacacacacacacacacacacacacacacacacacacacacacacacacacacacacacacacacacaaacaaacaaaactcacGCTTGGTCTCTCGCACTCTCAAAGACACACCATCCTGCTGTAGAATTGTTGCACAAAGGTCATGGTAAAAGTATCCCTCAGATGGATGTTTCAAAGACTCCTTATTGTAGGCCTGTGTCTGTTATGTTAAAAATCATAGCTCATagctgtttctttgtgtgtgtgtgtgtgtaggagataGACGGGAAAGCCCTCATGCTGTTGAGGAGTGACATGGTGATGAAATACATGGGCCTTAAGCTTGGTCCTGCCCTCAAACTCTGCTACCACATTGAAAGACTCAAACAAGGCAAACAATGAAGACTTGCAGTATTGGATTAAATACTTAAAAAGTGCTGGattatacacacagtactaGACTGTTTATAGTACTGGATCAGACACACAGTACTGAATATTACTTGGTAAGGTTTACAGTACTGAATTAGACTCGCAGTATTGGGCTAAACATACATGCAGTACTGGAGTACATTTAATATACTGGCTGAAGCAGTACTGGGTTAACTGCACGGTACTGGAACAGATGTACAGTACAGGAAGGATGTCGCAGCACAGAGCTA is drawn from Electrophorus electricus isolate fEleEle1 chromosome 22, fEleEle1.pri, whole genome shotgun sequence and contains these coding sequences:
- the LOC113570318 gene encoding sex comb on midleg-like protein 2 isoform X1, encoding MRISMGRTALKDQKDGKKERPGRSTPVNTQGPAPVKAPESFTWEEYLKETSSTPAPPSCFRQSRIPPSNDFKAGMKLEARDPRNSTSVCIATVMGMTGIRLRLRLDGSDNTNDFWRLVDSSDIQPIGTCEKNGDMLQPPLGFRMNASSWPMFLLRTLNGAEMAPGSAFKKEPQRPPQNGFKPGMKLEAVDKKNPYLICPATVGEIKGDEVFIMFDGWRGAFDYWCRYDSRDIFPVGWCSVTKHSLQPPGNSITLPKPSPALSSASSSSSSPSKPTRRSMQPAYRLPTPLPPLPVRKGVRGRRPKSETMALLKALAASAAAQDAVAPPGGATPTPQIAPRPHKKRGPKPGSKRKPKVLPSSISTPAGSDSRVPPAQVPRDSLSPAGSRSSVVSTVCVYVNKHGNCGPHLDRKQVQRLPDHFGPGAVNTVLQQTVQACLDCAYQPKVLLGCLQNQPEGGEVVRVRTDGGTRTVKLPSASNAGFVLQFLEMVCRHLQCDDLFSSQPFSPAYSQPFSPAYSSYERSRTVKEELSEAPALNRGVKRISRDSPPYSLPLSPKLLHTDTHPSEAETLPPEENGLLKEQRFMDSASNSITPRPQTLRSTSEYQSQPSSPYFHGNGPALRRHASNPSTRNHRRVEAASSTTGPDAAAAAERETPRLPGGKSPSSWSIEEVMRFVQDADPTALAPHAELFRKHEIDGKALMLLRSDMVMKYMGLKLGPALKLCYHIERLKQGKQ
- the LOC113570318 gene encoding sex comb on midleg-like protein 2 isoform X2 — translated: MRISMGRTALKDQKDGKKERPGRSTPVNTQGPAPVKAPESFTWEEYLKETSSTPAPPSCFRQSRIPPSNDFKAGMKLEARDPRNSTSVCIATVMGMTGIRLRLRLDGSDNTNDFWRLVDSSDIQPIGTCEKNGDMLQPPLGFRMNASSWPMFLLRTLNGAEMAPGSAFKKEPQRPPQNGFKPGMKLEAVDKKNPYLICPATVGEIKGDEVFIMFDGWRGAFDYWCRYDSRDIFPVGWCSVTKHSLQPPGNSITLPKPSPALSSASSSSSSPSKPTRRSMQPAYRLPTPLPPLPVRKGVRGRRPKSETMALLKALAASAAAQDAVAPPGGATPTPQIAPRPHKKRGPKPGSKRKPKVLPSSISTPAGSDSRVPPAQVPRDSLSPAGSRSSVVSTVCVYVNKHGNCGPHLDRKQVQRLPDHFGPGAVNTVLQQTVQACLDCAYQPKVLLGCLQNQPEGGEVVRVRTDGGTRTVKLPSASNAGFVLQFLEMVCRHLQCDDLFSSQPFSPAYSQPFSPAYSSYERSRTVKEELSEAPALNRGVKRISRDSPPYSLPLSPKLLHTDTHPSEAETLPPEENGLLKEQRFMDSASNSITPRPQTLRSTSEYQSQPSSPYFHGNGPALRRHASNPSTRNHRRVEASSTTGPDAAAAAERETPRLPGGKSPSSWSIEEVMRFVQDADPTALAPHAELFRKHEIDGKALMLLRSDMVMKYMGLKLGPALKLCYHIERLKQGKQ
- the LOC113570318 gene encoding sex comb on midleg-like protein 2 isoform X3 gives rise to the protein MNASSWPMFLLRTLNGAEMAPGSAFKKEPQRPPQNGFKPGMKLEAVDKKNPYLICPATVGEIKGDEVFIMFDGWRGAFDYWCRYDSRDIFPVGWCSVTKHSLQPPGNSITLPKPSPALSSASSSSSSPSKPTRRSMQPAYRLPTPLPPLPVRKGVRGRRPKSETMALLKALAASAAAQDAVAPPGGATPTPQIAPRPHKKRGPKPGSKRKPKVLPSSISTPAGSDSRVPPAQVPRDSLSPAGSRSSVVSTVCVYVNKHGNCGPHLDRKQVQRLPDHFGPGAVNTVLQQTVQACLDCAYQPKVLLGCLQNQPEGGEVVRVRTDGGTRTVKLPSASNAGFVLQFLEMVCRHLQCDDLFSSQPFSPAYSQPFSPAYSSYERSRTVKEELSEAPALNRGVKRISRDSPPYSLPLSPKLLHTDTHPSEAETLPPEENGLLKEQRFMDSASNSITPRPQTLRSTSEYQSQPSSPYFHGNGPALRRHASNPSTRNHRRVEAASSTTGPDAAAAAERETPRLPGGKSPSSWSIEEVMRFVQDADPTALAPHAELFRKHEIDGKALMLLRSDMVMKYMGLKLGPALKLCYHIERLKQGKQ